From the genome of Scytonema hofmannii PCC 7110, one region includes:
- a CDS encoding iron uptake porin has translation MKKTLWNILLTLPRFLVLLFVVANTKAFGQEPTSESHRDLRVAELLEPVETENQELKPQQSDRFISQNSPQIIPIEPVKPSSEPPVTSVSQLSDVQPTDWAFQALQSLVERYSCIVGYPDSQYRGYRALTRYEFAAGLNACLDQVNQLIASSTANLVTQEDLTTLQRLSEEFRPELAELAGRLDNLEARTAQVEANRFSTTTKLVGNVIFLAADVFGDRVNNTPADDTEDDANAFFAYRAQLSFQTSFSGKDQLNAGLRADSIPNLGASTGTNMTRFAVDGSALFPANDLYLDNLYYRFPIGSKVNVWVGTRTINFPVYVPTLNQLNGNPTQGGFSRFGQFNPTVYRPGFDGAGAAVAYRFNDRLQLHLAWIADGLVSNQPNNGIFNNSSQAAIAQLSITPNKQLDLGLTYTRKYYPTNSGNNLTGGTGSAFARNPFGQNATISDNFGLEFSWKVNPRFTFGGWFGYTQANQVDGGDNDANIINCALTFAFPDLFSKGNLGGITIGIPPKVTSNDFISAGQQREDPDTSLHLETFYTFRINNNVRVTPIIYLITKPEHNDNNDPIWVGVLRTSFAF, from the coding sequence ATGAAAAAAACTCTGTGGAATATATTGCTCACTCTACCAAGATTTTTAGTGCTACTTTTCGTAGTAGCTAATACAAAAGCCTTTGGACAAGAACCCACTTCAGAATCTCATCGAGATCTTCGTGTTGCAGAATTACTAGAACCAGTTGAGACAGAGAACCAGGAGTTAAAACCACAACAGAGCGATCGGTTCATCTCACAAAATTCACCTCAGATAATCCCTATTGAACCTGTAAAACCATCGTCAGAACCACCCGTCACATCTGTTTCTCAGCTTTCTGATGTACAACCAACGGACTGGGCATTTCAAGCACTCCAGTCCTTGGTTGAGCGCTATAGCTGTATTGTTGGATACCCAGATAGCCAGTATCGTGGCTATCGCGCTTTGACTCGCTATGAATTTGCGGCTGGGTTAAATGCGTGCCTAGACCAAGTTAACCAACTCATCGCTTCATCCACAGCAAATCTAGTCACTCAAGAAGATTTAACAACTCTACAACGACTAAGTGAGGAATTTCGTCCAGAACTTGCTGAATTAGCAGGAAGATTAGACAACTTAGAAGCCAGGACAGCACAAGTCGAAGCGAATCGGTTTTCAACAACAACAAAACTAGTAGGTAATGTAATTTTCTTAGCAGCTGATGTTTTTGGCGATCGTGTCAACAATACTCCAGCTGATGATACGGAGGATGATGCGAATGCCTTTTTTGCGTACCGCGCTCAGCTATCGTTTCAAACCAGTTTTAGTGGTAAAGACCAACTCAATGCTGGATTACGAGCAGACAGTATCCCTAACTTGGGAGCCTCTACGGGAACAAACATGACTCGTTTTGCTGTAGATGGATCTGCTCTTTTCCCGGCGAATGATTTGTATTTAGACAACTTGTACTATCGTTTTCCAATTGGTAGTAAAGTGAATGTTTGGGTAGGGACTCGGACAATTAATTTCCCAGTTTATGTTCCAACGCTCAACCAGTTAAATGGAAACCCTACACAGGGTGGTTTCTCTCGATTTGGACAATTTAATCCAACAGTATACAGACCTGGATTTGATGGTGCAGGCGCTGCTGTAGCTTATAGGTTCAACGATCGACTACAACTACACCTGGCTTGGATTGCAGATGGCTTGGTTAGCAACCAACCGAATAATGGGATTTTCAATAATAGTTCCCAAGCAGCGATCGCTCAACTTTCCATCACTCCTAATAAACAACTGGATTTAGGGCTAACTTATACCCGCAAATACTATCCTACAAATTCTGGTAATAATTTAACTGGCGGAACAGGTAGTGCTTTTGCGCGAAATCCTTTTGGGCAAAATGCCACAATATCCGATAATTTTGGACTGGAATTTAGCTGGAAAGTTAATCCACGCTTTACTTTCGGCGGATGGTTTGGTTACACTCAAGCAAATCAAGTAGATGGCGGTGATAATGATGCGAATATCATTAATTGTGCGCTTACATTTGCCTTTCCAGATTTGTTTTCCAAAGGAAATCTAGGTGGTATTACTATTGGTATTCCCCCAAAAGTGACTAGCAATGACTTCATAAGTGCTGGACAACAACGAGAGGACCCTGACACATCTTTACACCTCGAAACTTTCTATACTTTTCGGATAAATAATAACGTCAGAGTGACTCCAATTATTTATCTGATTACCAAGCCAGAACATAATGATAACAATGACCCAATTTGGGTAGGTGTTCTTCGAACCAGTTTTGCTTTCTAA
- a CDS encoding sulfonate ABC transporter substrate-binding protein, giving the protein MNWIWQQLETWLLSLKSQFFNRKHHTKLFTGAFVAGVCLSLLFADHIPNSTNSNLAIAGSVSNKANDKASVVRFGYQKSAILLKAKGVLEKRLKPEGVSVEWIEFPAGPQLLEAMNVGSVDFGHTGESPPIFAQAAGASLTYIAGIAASPAGSAILVPKDSPTKSIADLKGKKIAFQKGSSAHYLLLKILEKAGLKYSDIQPVYLPPADARAAFVRGSVNAWVIWDPFYAAAEKDANVRILIDGKNITNQGGYYLASRKFADNNSSTIKAILEEIKKLDDWSNKNKDEVAATLAPVLKIDLDVMKKATQRKIFGVVPIDGKLIAAQQKVADTFYQLKLIPKQINVRNAMLTPAQYAAFSPKK; this is encoded by the coding sequence ATGAATTGGATTTGGCAGCAGTTAGAAACATGGTTATTATCACTAAAATCCCAATTCTTTAACAGGAAGCATCACACAAAACTATTTACGGGAGCATTTGTAGCGGGTGTGTGTCTCAGCTTGTTATTCGCAGATCATATACCCAATTCTACAAATTCTAATCTAGCCATTGCTGGTTCTGTTAGTAATAAAGCTAACGATAAAGCTTCTGTGGTCAGATTTGGTTATCAAAAATCAGCAATTTTATTAAAAGCAAAAGGTGTTTTAGAGAAACGACTAAAGCCAGAGGGAGTGAGTGTTGAGTGGATAGAGTTTCCAGCCGGACCTCAACTATTAGAAGCAATGAATGTCGGAAGTGTTGACTTTGGTCATACAGGAGAATCTCCGCCAATTTTTGCTCAAGCTGCGGGAGCTAGCCTAACTTATATAGCTGGTATTGCAGCCAGTCCAGCAGGTTCAGCCATCCTAGTTCCTAAAGACTCTCCTACCAAATCAATCGCTGACCTAAAAGGCAAAAAAATTGCTTTTCAAAAAGGCTCTAGCGCTCATTATCTACTTTTGAAAATTCTAGAAAAAGCAGGATTGAAATACAGTGATATTCAACCTGTGTATTTGCCACCAGCAGACGCCCGTGCTGCTTTTGTTCGAGGAAGTGTCAATGCGTGGGTAATTTGGGATCCCTTCTATGCAGCAGCAGAAAAAGATGCCAATGTTCGAATTTTAATTGATGGCAAGAACATTACCAATCAGGGTGGGTATTATCTAGCGAGTCGCAAATTTGCTGATAATAATTCATCAACGATTAAGGCAATACTGGAAGAAATTAAAAAGTTAGATGATTGGTCTAATAAGAATAAAGATGAGGTAGCAGCCACTCTTGCACCTGTTTTAAAAATAGATTTAGATGTCATGAAAAAGGCAACTCAGAGAAAAATCTTTGGAGTTGTACCGATAGATGGAAAGTTAATTGCAGCACAACAAAAAGTCGCTGATACCTTTTATCAGTTGAAACTCATACCTAAACAAATCAATGTGCGAAATGCCATGCTTACACCAGCACAATATGCTGCATTCTCACCTAAAAAATAA
- a CDS encoding ABC transporter ATP-binding protein yields MKSEHRGMHLRLEGLKKSFGIKTVLQGINLDILPGEFVAIVGRSGCGKSTMLRLIAGLDLPSAGGIFLNGQQSHRISPDVRMMFQDARLLPWQRVLANVELGLLGSNSKVYARQTALQVLDAVGLQDRADEWPAVLSGGQRQRVALARALASQPSLMLLDEPLGALDALTRIEMQQLMERLWLEQKFTALLITHDVEEAVVLADRVVLIENGRIELDVEISLPRPRVRGNTVFAQTVDKILQRVMGKQNEEHELVTERPLVLG; encoded by the coding sequence ATGAAATCTGAACACCGTGGAATGCATTTAAGACTTGAAGGGTTGAAAAAGTCCTTTGGAATCAAAACAGTTTTGCAGGGCATTAATTTAGATATATTGCCAGGAGAATTTGTCGCGATCGTTGGTCGCAGTGGCTGCGGTAAAAGTACAATGCTACGCCTGATTGCTGGACTAGATTTGCCAAGTGCAGGAGGTATTTTTTTAAACGGTCAACAATCCCATCGGATTAGTCCAGATGTGCGAATGATGTTCCAGGATGCGCGTTTGTTACCTTGGCAACGGGTGCTGGCGAATGTGGAATTAGGCTTGTTGGGTTCCAATTCTAAAGTGTATGCACGGCAAACAGCTTTGCAAGTTTTGGATGCCGTAGGACTCCAAGACCGAGCCGACGAATGGCCTGCCGTCCTCTCTGGCGGACAACGGCAACGGGTAGCCTTAGCTAGAGCATTGGCAAGTCAGCCTTCGCTGATGCTGCTAGATGAACCATTAGGGGCTTTAGACGCTCTGACACGGATAGAAATGCAGCAATTAATGGAGAGATTATGGCTTGAGCAAAAATTTACAGCACTATTAATTACTCATGATGTTGAGGAAGCAGTCGTCCTAGCAGACCGCGTTGTACTGATTGAAAACGGTCGAATCGAACTGGATGTTGAAATTTCTCTACCACGTCCCAGAGTCAGGGGAAATACCGTGTTTGCCCAGACAGTAGACAAAATTTTACAGCGTGTGATGGGTAAGCAGAACGAAGAACACGAACTCGTCACAGAGCGACCATTGGTTCTAGGATAA
- a CDS encoding acyl-CoA dehydrogenase family protein, whose product MVQLLVKESKNWVAIASSISSKLAANAVERDIKGGLPEEEIQHLRSGGLLPLVVPKEYGGIGATWVEGLKIVQELSQIDGSVGQLYGNHLNLTALGHVSGTREQKDRYYRETAEKNLFWANAINTRDSRLKIAPDGEHFRVNGVKSFGTGVAIADVRVLSAVQDGVEIPFLFVIPKDREGVVSHQDWDNFGQRRTDSSTFTFHNVLVKQDEILGYPNPPDSAFATFLGIIAQLTKTYVYLGIASGSLAVAKEYTITQTKPWITSGVERATADPYILHQYGELWTQLQAAIAIADRTADRVQQAWEKDVNLTSQERGEVAIAVFAAKAFATRVGLDITTSIFEVMGTRSTATKHGFDRYWRDFRTFTLHDPVDYKLRDIGNWVLNQELPQATQYS is encoded by the coding sequence ATGGTGCAACTTTTAGTTAAAGAATCAAAAAACTGGGTAGCAATTGCGTCTTCCATATCCAGCAAACTAGCTGCAAATGCTGTAGAACGCGACATCAAAGGGGGACTACCAGAAGAGGAAATTCAGCACCTGCGCTCCGGGGGGCTGCTACCTTTGGTAGTACCTAAAGAATATGGTGGCATTGGGGCAACCTGGGTAGAAGGATTAAAAATTGTCCAAGAACTCTCTCAGATTGATGGCTCTGTAGGACAACTGTATGGTAACCATCTCAACCTGACCGCTTTAGGTCATGTCTCTGGAACAAGGGAACAAAAAGACAGATACTACCGGGAAACTGCCGAAAAGAACCTTTTCTGGGCAAACGCTATTAATACGCGAGATTCCAGACTAAAAATTGCCCCAGATGGCGAACACTTCCGTGTTAATGGAGTAAAAAGTTTTGGCACGGGTGTTGCTATTGCCGATGTGCGGGTATTATCTGCAGTGCAAGATGGTGTAGAAATTCCCTTTTTGTTCGTCATTCCTAAAGATAGAGAAGGTGTGGTTTCTCATCAAGATTGGGACAATTTTGGACAGCGACGCACGGACAGCAGTACCTTTACCTTCCACAATGTCTTGGTAAAGCAAGATGAAATTTTGGGATATCCTAATCCTCCTGATAGTGCTTTTGCTACATTTTTGGGAATCATCGCTCAATTAACGAAAACCTATGTATATTTGGGAATTGCTTCTGGATCGCTAGCGGTGGCTAAGGAATACACCATAACCCAAACAAAACCTTGGATTACCTCTGGGGTAGAACGCGCTACAGCCGACCCTTATATTTTGCATCAGTACGGAGAATTGTGGACGCAACTGCAAGCAGCCATTGCCATTGCCGATCGCACCGCAGATCGAGTCCAACAGGCTTGGGAAAAAGATGTGAACTTAACTTCGCAAGAAAGAGGAGAAGTTGCGATCGCAGTTTTTGCCGCCAAAGCCTTTGCCACAAGAGTTGGACTGGATATTACGACTTCTATTTTTGAAGTTATGGGAACCCGTTCTACAGCTACTAAACACGGCTTTGACCGTTATTGGCGAGATTTCCGTACCTTCACATTGCACGATCCTGTGGATTACAAATTGCGTGATATTGGCAACTGGGTACTTAATCAAGAGTTACCCCAAGCAACGCAATATTCTTGA
- a CDS encoding class I SAM-dependent methyltransferase has protein sequence MKTLPAYDPTLFEGAAWYYSRYRPKYPPVLFELLVEKFHLNGTGRLLDLGCGAGLIAIPFCHNFQEVIGIDPDSEMLKEAQLQAKAEGATNISWVQQRAESLSPAVGQFRLVTIGRAFHWMERELVLEKIYELLSDDGAIAIIKTHEDPWNSNHPWKTTVISVVKRWLGEQRRTGQGGKGVWTPIEVSHEEILAKSPFPRQAQYEVKYEKSWTVDSYLGYLYSTAFCLPSFVGDNRENFETDLRSSLLAVEPSGKFTEELPITVIAAWKKA, from the coding sequence ATGAAAACACTACCTGCTTACGACCCAACATTATTTGAAGGTGCTGCTTGGTATTATTCTCGTTACAGACCAAAGTACCCGCCTGTTTTATTTGAGCTGCTTGTAGAAAAATTTCATCTTAATGGTACGGGACGACTTCTTGACCTTGGTTGTGGCGCTGGATTGATTGCTATTCCTTTTTGTCACAATTTTCAAGAAGTTATTGGCATAGATCCTGACTCAGAGATGCTTAAAGAAGCACAACTACAAGCCAAAGCAGAGGGAGCAACAAATATCAGTTGGGTTCAACAACGAGCAGAATCTCTCTCTCCCGCCGTAGGTCAGTTCCGTTTAGTCACAATAGGTAGAGCTTTTCACTGGATGGAACGAGAACTCGTACTTGAAAAGATTTATGAGTTACTATCTGACGATGGTGCTATAGCCATTATCAAAACTCATGAAGATCCCTGGAACAGTAACCATCCATGGAAAACAACCGTAATTTCAGTTGTTAAGCGGTGGTTAGGAGAACAGCGTCGCACGGGTCAAGGTGGAAAGGGTGTTTGGACACCTATTGAGGTCTCCCACGAAGAAATCTTGGCGAAATCTCCTTTTCCTCGTCAAGCCCAATATGAAGTCAAATACGAAAAATCTTGGACAGTTGACAGTTACCTTGGTTATCTCTACTCTACAGCTTTTTGTTTACCCTCTTTTGTAGGAGACAACCGTGAAAATTTTGAAACTGATTTAAGAAGTTCTTTATTGGCTGTCGAACCATCAGGAAAGTTTACTGAAGAACTACCAATTACTGTCATTGCTGCTTGGAAGAAAGCATAA
- a CDS encoding sulfonate ABC transporter substrate-binding protein, translating into MNREHLQQRRLFLKRFMQYSLLGISGFSVPLIEEFVEKAQAETKPSGINTNVVRMGYQTSGDIIRIKGVLEPRLKELGVSVEWAPFPAGPQLLEAMNADRVDIGSVGETPPIFAQAAGAQLVYIAGRKPSKGEGSGLIVRQDSPFRRVADLKGQKVIFQKGSASHYLLLRALQEAGLKFSDVQAVSLTPAEARDAFLQKKIDAWVTWDPFYAFVQKNAGARTLRNAARIATQGGFYLSRREFATQNPGVVKVILEEIDKLGQWAEANPTEIVKILAPELKLEPSLLEVVVRRRTYSLRKLTPSIVKEQQRIADAFYQEKVIPRKIDLKQALLTPQQYAAITPARLVSQR; encoded by the coding sequence ATGAACCGGGAACATCTACAGCAACGTCGTCTCTTTTTAAAGAGATTTATGCAGTATTCTCTGCTAGGAATATCTGGTTTCTCAGTTCCACTTATTGAAGAATTTGTAGAGAAAGCTCAAGCAGAAACAAAACCCTCTGGAATTAATACTAATGTCGTCCGAATGGGTTATCAAACGAGTGGCGATATTATTAGAATTAAAGGAGTTTTAGAACCACGTCTCAAAGAATTGGGCGTTTCTGTAGAGTGGGCACCTTTTCCTGCAGGTCCTCAACTGTTAGAAGCCATGAATGCCGATCGGGTTGATATTGGAAGTGTGGGAGAAACGCCTCCAATATTTGCTCAAGCCGCAGGAGCACAGCTTGTCTATATTGCTGGGCGTAAACCCAGTAAGGGTGAAGGTAGTGGTCTTATAGTTAGGCAAGATTCCCCCTTTCGGCGAGTAGCCGATCTTAAAGGTCAAAAAGTTATCTTTCAAAAGGGATCTGCTTCACACTATCTACTTTTAAGAGCTTTGCAAGAAGCAGGGTTAAAATTCAGTGATGTTCAAGCTGTCAGTTTGACTCCAGCAGAAGCCCGTGACGCATTTCTACAAAAAAAGATTGATGCTTGGGTAACTTGGGATCCCTTCTATGCTTTTGTGCAAAAAAATGCTGGTGCTCGTACTTTAAGAAATGCAGCACGAATTGCTACGCAGGGAGGATTTTATTTATCAAGACGTGAATTTGCCACACAAAATCCTGGAGTGGTAAAAGTCATTTTAGAAGAAATAGACAAGTTAGGACAATGGGCTGAAGCTAATCCAACTGAGATTGTAAAAATTCTGGCTCCTGAGTTGAAACTTGAGCCATCTCTATTAGAAGTGGTAGTGCGTCGCCGTACTTATAGTTTGAGGAAGCTGACGCCGAGTATTGTTAAAGAACAACAGCGCATTGCTGATGCATTTTATCAGGAAAAAGTCATACCTCGAAAAATCGATCTCAAGCAAGCGCTACTTACCCCTCAACAGTATGCAGCGATTACTCCTGCAAGATTAGTTAGTCAAAGATAA
- a CDS encoding IS4 family transposase, which translates to MMLVNFEFNNQILNRAQLLLALNQIIPTESIMAAITTTSSTARRQRILPTHVVISLVIAMSFWSSDSIVDVLKNLIQGFNSLQIPFKRRFKIPTSSSISEARQRIGAAVMTRLFEIVAKPLATIKTPGAFLGGLRIMALDGTVFDVPDTETNAKVFGYPGSRPGTNPAFPKARLTFLVEAGTHLIIDIFCCPYRIGERKGALKLLRSVEESMLLMWDRGLHSFKMIHAAIKQKCHILGRVPSHVKFEFVKAFPDGSYLSWLAPDGKSRKKGATKIPVRVIEYIIEVEGVEKVYRLVTDLMDISTFPALLLA; encoded by the coding sequence ATGATGCTAGTTAACTTTGAATTCAACAATCAAATCCTAAATCGGGCACAATTACTGCTGGCTCTTAACCAGATCATCCCTACCGAGTCGATTATGGCAGCGATTACAACAACGAGTAGTACCGCACGGCGTCAAAGAATACTTCCTACACACGTAGTAATCTCTCTAGTAATCGCCATGAGTTTTTGGTCCTCCGATTCAATCGTGGATGTATTGAAAAATCTCATTCAGGGTTTTAATTCTTTGCAAATCCCCTTTAAGAGACGTTTTAAGATACCAACATCTTCATCAATAAGTGAAGCTAGACAACGAATTGGTGCTGCTGTTATGACTCGTTTATTTGAAATTGTTGCAAAACCTTTAGCAACAATTAAAACACCAGGTGCTTTTTTGGGTGGACTGAGAATAATGGCTTTGGATGGCACAGTTTTTGATGTTCCTGATACAGAAACTAATGCTAAAGTATTTGGTTACCCTGGTTCTCGTCCTGGTACAAATCCGGCTTTTCCCAAAGCTAGGTTAACTTTTTTAGTCGAAGCAGGAACTCATTTAATTATCGACATATTTTGTTGTCCATATCGAATTGGAGAGAGAAAAGGAGCTTTAAAGCTATTAAGAAGTGTTGAGGAGAGTATGTTGTTAATGTGGGACAGAGGACTGCACTCATTTAAAATGATTCATGCTGCAATCAAACAAAAATGTCATATTCTTGGTCGCGTGCCATCTCATGTAAAATTTGAGTTTGTTAAAGCTTTTCCTGATGGTTCCTATCTAAGTTGGCTTGCTCCTGATGGAAAGTCAAGAAAGAAGGGAGCGACGAAAATACCTGTTCGTGTCATTGAATATATTATTGAAGTTGAGGGTGTAGAAAAGGTGTATCGTTTAGTAACTGATTTGATGGATATTTCAACTTTTCCTGCATTGCTCTTAGC
- the ssuC gene encoding aliphatic sulfonate ABC transporter permease SsuC, whose amino-acid sequence MSNYLQSKSKVKKHKLQFKFLRNRQIQSLIPWTLPVLILIFWQIFSAIGLIPTRILPAPLGVLGAAIQLAQTGELFRNIGISAARAVTGFLVGGSIGFSLGLLNGISPVAEKLLDTSIQMLRNIPNLALIPLVILWFGIGDEARLFLVSLGVMFPIYLNTFHGIRSVDPGLIEMGKIYGLNAWGLFWRIILPGALSSILVGVRFSLGIMWLTLIVAETIAADSGIGYMAMNAREFMQTDIVVLSILIYALFGKLADIVARSLENYWLQWNPSYLKAS is encoded by the coding sequence ATGTCAAACTATTTACAATCAAAAAGTAAGGTGAAAAAACATAAGTTGCAGTTTAAATTTTTACGTAATCGCCAGATTCAGTCATTAATTCCTTGGACTCTTCCAGTATTAATTCTAATTTTCTGGCAAATCTTCTCTGCTATTGGTTTAATTCCCACCAGAATTTTACCTGCTCCTTTAGGCGTGCTAGGTGCTGCTATTCAGTTAGCTCAAACGGGAGAATTATTTCGTAACATTGGTATCAGTGCGGCAAGGGCAGTTACTGGTTTTTTAGTTGGAGGAAGTATCGGATTTTCGTTAGGATTGCTGAACGGCATTTCTCCTGTTGCTGAAAAATTGTTAGATACTTCTATCCAAATGCTCCGCAATATACCCAATTTAGCTTTAATTCCATTGGTCATTTTGTGGTTTGGCATTGGAGATGAAGCTAGATTATTTCTTGTATCATTAGGAGTCATGTTTCCTATTTATCTAAATACTTTTCATGGAATTCGTAGCGTCGATCCTGGATTAATTGAAATGGGAAAAATTTATGGTTTAAATGCTTGGGGTTTGTTTTGGCGAATTATTTTACCTGGAGCGTTGTCCTCAATTTTGGTTGGTGTACGTTTTTCTCTCGGTATTATGTGGCTAACGCTGATTGTAGCAGAGACAATTGCTGCTGATTCTGGAATTGGTTACATGGCGATGAACGCTAGAGAATTTATGCAAACTGACATAGTTGTATTGAGCATATTAATATATGCATTATTTGGTAAACTAGCGGATATTGTTGCTAGGTCACTGGAGAATTACTGGCTGCAGTGGAATCCTAGCTATTTGAAAGCATCATAA
- the ssuD gene encoding FMNH2-dependent alkanesulfonate monooxygenase, translating into MQLLWFIPTHGEGRYLGTAIGGRPVNFDYWRQIAQAVDHLGFTGALLPTGRSCEDAWVLASTLVTHTKKMRFLVAIRPGLMSPGVAARMAATFDRISNGRLLINVVTGGDPVELAGDGLHLSHDDRYRLTDEFLTVWRQIISGETANFQGDYLNIEEGKLLFPPIQKPNPPLWFGGSSPIAQSIAAKHVDVYLTWGETPEQVAQKISQVRRLAEQEGRTLRFGIRLHIIVRETETKAWDAANDLIRYVDDEAIAKAQKAYDRMDSVGQRRMSQLHNSSREALEISPNLWAGIGLVRGGAGTALVGDPKTVAARMLEYADLGIDTFIFSGYPHLEEAYRVAELLFPYLPLENLPTVEEQQVLSPFGEIVGNQDFPKQKQQSKEKTTATVD; encoded by the coding sequence ATGCAGCTACTTTGGTTTATTCCCACACATGGAGAAGGACGTTATCTAGGCACTGCTATAGGTGGACGACCAGTGAACTTTGATTACTGGAGACAGATTGCCCAAGCAGTGGATCATTTAGGTTTTACAGGAGCGTTGTTACCAACGGGTCGCTCCTGTGAAGATGCGTGGGTTTTGGCATCAACCCTAGTTACGCATACGAAAAAAATGCGTTTTTTGGTAGCGATTCGTCCTGGGTTGATGTCTCCGGGTGTAGCAGCAAGGATGGCAGCAACTTTTGACCGCATTTCTAACGGGCGTTTGCTGATTAATGTTGTTACTGGAGGCGATCCGGTAGAATTGGCAGGAGATGGGTTGCATCTAAGTCACGACGATCGCTACAGATTAACCGATGAATTTTTGACTGTGTGGCGACAAATTATCTCTGGTGAAACTGCTAACTTCCAAGGGGACTATCTCAATATCGAGGAAGGTAAATTGTTATTTCCTCCGATACAGAAACCGAATCCGCCTTTATGGTTTGGAGGTTCCTCGCCTATTGCTCAAAGCATTGCTGCTAAACACGTAGATGTGTACTTAACCTGGGGAGAAACACCAGAACAAGTCGCTCAAAAAATTAGCCAGGTGCGACGTTTGGCAGAACAAGAAGGGCGGACATTGCGGTTTGGGATTCGCCTGCATATCATTGTTCGAGAAACAGAAACTAAAGCTTGGGATGCAGCAAATGATTTGATTCGGTATGTGGATGATGAAGCCATAGCCAAAGCTCAAAAAGCCTACGATCGCATGGATTCTGTTGGACAACGCCGGATGAGTCAATTGCACAACAGTAGCCGAGAAGCCCTAGAAATTAGCCCAAATTTATGGGCTGGTATTGGTTTGGTGAGAGGTGGTGCGGGAACTGCTTTAGTGGGAGATCCCAAGACTGTTGCTGCTAGGATGCTAGAATATGCGGACTTAGGCATCGATACCTTCATCTTTTCTGGCTATCCTCATTTAGAAGAAGCTTATCGAGTTGCCGAACTCCTATTCCCCTATTTGCCTTTGGAGAATTTGCCAACGGTTGAAGAACAACAGGTGTTAAGCCCATTTGGGGAGATAGTTGGTAATCAGGATTTTCCAAAACAAAAACAGCAGTCTAAAGAAAAAACAACGGCTACTGTAGATTAA
- a CDS encoding glutathione S-transferase family protein: MTKITIYSAVVCPFAHRSRLALLEKSVDFDLIEIDLQNKPPGFTEISPYGKVPVIKHGEHRVWESAIINEYLEEAFPEPSLLPKEPILKAQARIWIDFANTRFVSAYSSLLRSPDSEQQKAAAVELRNHLQFIENEALAKLSGDGDYWFGNSISLVDLTYYPWFERWAALEEYRGFQIPDELTRLHRWRQAVSQRESVRAIANSKEFYLQRYARFAKVPVAVN, encoded by the coding sequence ATGACAAAAATTACTATCTACAGTGCGGTTGTTTGTCCCTTTGCTCACCGCTCGCGTTTAGCTTTACTAGAAAAAAGTGTTGACTTCGATCTGATTGAGATCGATCTGCAAAACAAGCCGCCAGGATTTACAGAGATTTCTCCCTACGGGAAAGTTCCTGTTATCAAACATGGCGAACACCGAGTTTGGGAATCGGCAATTATTAACGAATACCTAGAAGAAGCATTCCCAGAACCATCTCTATTACCAAAAGAGCCAATCTTAAAAGCGCAAGCAAGAATTTGGATTGATTTTGCTAACACGCGATTTGTCAGTGCCTACTCTAGTTTGCTACGTTCTCCAGACTCCGAACAACAAAAAGCTGCGGCTGTTGAATTACGCAATCATTTGCAATTTATTGAAAATGAAGCTTTAGCCAAATTGTCTGGAGATGGAGACTACTGGTTTGGTAACTCCATCAGTCTAGTGGATCTCACATATTATCCTTGGTTTGAGCGTTGGGCTGCCCTAGAAGAATATCGTGGCTTTCAAATTCCAGATGAGTTAACTCGCTTGCACCGTTGGCGTCAGGCAGTGAGTCAGCGAGAATCAGTGAGAGCGATCGCAAATTCTAAAGAGTTTTACTTACAGCGCTATGCGAGATTTGCAAAGGTTCCTGTCGCTGTGAATTAG